One window from the genome of Faecalibacterium sp. HTF-F encodes:
- a CDS encoding ZIP family metal transporter has translation MILTAWVLLFPAACTTLGAAGVFLLRRQARPCTQRILCGMAAGIMLAASVWSLLLPAIERGRGLALPAWIPSAIGLVLGAVGLLQVEQFAGQLLAGGAGHSGRMILAVTLHNLPEGMVAGLAAAMASTGEPDAISGALALSLGIGLQNIPEGAAVSLPLAHGSCTRLRAFLAGAASGLVEPLGALLAFALAEQVGAALPWLLSAAAGCMVCVTAQEMIPQAVEEDEPAGVVSIVLGFALMMALDVAL, from the coding sequence ATGATCTTGACTGCATGGGTGCTGCTGTTTCCGGCGGCGTGCACTACATTGGGCGCAGCGGGGGTGTTTTTGCTGCGGCGGCAGGCCCGGCCCTGCACACAGCGCATTTTGTGCGGCATGGCGGCAGGCATTATGCTGGCGGCCAGCGTGTGGAGCCTTTTGCTGCCCGCCATTGAGCGGGGACGCGGTCTGGCACTGCCTGCGTGGATCCCATCGGCGATAGGGCTCGTACTGGGCGCAGTGGGCCTTTTGCAGGTGGAGCAGTTTGCCGGGCAGCTGCTGGCAGGCGGGGCAGGGCACAGCGGCCGCATGATCCTGGCTGTGACCTTACACAATCTGCCCGAGGGCATGGTGGCAGGGCTTGCCGCTGCCATGGCGTCGACCGGGGAGCCGGATGCCATCAGCGGGGCACTGGCACTGAGCCTTGGCATCGGCCTGCAGAATATCCCGGAAGGTGCGGCGGTCAGTCTGCCGCTGGCCCATGGCTCCTGTACACGGCTTCGGGCGTTTCTGGCGGGCGCTGCGTCCGGGCTGGTGGAGCCGCTGGGCGCATTGCTGGCCTTCGCCCTTGCGGAGCAGGTCGGTGCTGCACTGCCGTGGCTGCTCAGTGCGGCGGCAGGCTGCATGGTGTGCGTGACCGCGCAGGAGATGATCCCGCAGGCGGTGGAAGAGGATGAGCCTGCCGGTGTGGTGAGCATCGTGCTGGGGTTTGCGCTGATGATGGCGCTTGATGTGGCATTATAA